Proteins co-encoded in one Uloborus diversus isolate 005 chromosome 9, Udiv.v.3.1, whole genome shotgun sequence genomic window:
- the LOC129230132 gene encoding uncharacterized protein LOC129230132: MVSRYKRKSEQQSWDPQAMQRAIDAVKDGMPMQTAAKSFNVPRNTLKRRVLNRNQHAKATNKVLGHYRPVFTAEQEEQLVKHLLEMEIRFFGITVPDLRSLAYKLAEQNKIPHNFNNEKKMAGKDWVRGFRQRHPEMVLRAPEATSAARAQAFNKVNVSKFFDILEDVQKNHLYPPHRVYNVDETGLMTVQTKSSKVFALKGRRQVGSLTSAERGVLSTFVVSMSAGGTFIPPMVIFPRQRMKVELQDGSPPGTVFACHPSGWMQTDIFTQWFEHFLRFAKPSEDDPVLLVLDGHATHTRNLEFLEKARKNHTTVVCIPPHCSHKLQPLDVAFMGPFNTYYVQAIERFLRNNPGRQVTQYQVSRLLGESFLSAATPTVAVNGFRRCGIVPINRDVFTEADFIASTTTEIPNPSQSHRTADINPVSPDSDKEGSADADPNASATSGPVDPDPEESTSSGPILGAGDPTALFVLVSSTLNASNDGRPLKPDASSALSSMPSTSSACEPSS; this comes from the exons ATGGTCTCTAGATATAAACGGAAAAGCGAGCAACAGTCTTGGGATCCTCAGGCGATGCAGCGGGCTATCGACGCCGTGAAAGATGGTATGCCAATGCAGACAGCTGCCAAAAGCTTCAATGTTCCAAGGAACACGTTGAAACGCCGGGTTTTAAATAGGAACCAGCATGCTAAGGCAACAAACAAAGTTCTTGGCCACTACCGTCCTGTTTTCACTGCAGAACAAGAAGAGCAGCTTGTAAAACATCTTCTAGAAATGGAGATACGCTTTTTCGGAATCACTGTACCTGATTTGCGGAGTCTTGCGTACAAACTTGCAGAGCAAAATAAAATCCCACATAacttcaacaatgaaaaaaaaatggctgggAAAGATTGGGTTAGGGGCTTTAGACAGCGCCACCCTGAAATGGTGTTGAGAGCACCAGAGGCAACTTCGGCGGCAAGAGCTCAAGCGTTTAACAAAGTAAATGTTTCGAAGTTCTTCGACATTTTAGAGGATGTCCAGAAAAACCATTTATATCCTCCTCACAGGGTTTACAATGTCGACGAAACAGGACTTATGACTGTCCAGACTAAATCGTCAAAGGTTTTTGCGCTTAAAGGCAGACGACAAGTTGGCTCTCTCACATCTGCTGAAAGAGGTGTTCTTTCGACATTTGTAGTTTCTATGTCAGCAGGGGGGACTTTTATACCTCCTATGGTCATATTTCCAAGGCAGCGGATGAAAGTTGAGCTCCAGGATGGTTCTCCGCCAGGGACAGTTTTCGCCTGCCATCCATCAGGATGGATGCAAACGGACATTTTCACTCAATGGTTTGAGCACTTTTTACGCTTTGCTAAGCCTTCAGAAGACGACCCTGTTTTATTGGTACTTGATGGACATGCAACGCACACCAGGAACCTTGAATTTCTAGAAAAGGCCAGGAAAAACCATACAACTGTGGTTTGCATCCCCCCTCATTGCAGTCACAAGCTCCAGCCGTTAGACGTTGCGTTTATGGGGCCATTTAACACCTATTATGTACAAGCAATTGAGAGATTCTTGCGAAATAACCCTGGTAGGCAAGTAACCCAATATCAAGTGTCTCGTCTTCTCGGGGAGTCATTTTTGAGCGCAGCTACTCCTACTGTTGCGGTTAACGGATTTAGAAGGTGTGGCATAGTGCCAATCAACAGAGATGTGTTCACTGAAGCAGATTTTATTGCTTCTACAACAACGGAAATTCCCAATCCATCTCAGTCACACCGCACAGCTGACATCAATCCAGTTTCACCGGACTCTGATAAAGAAGGATCTGCTGATGCCGATCCCAACGCAAGTGCAACATCAGGGCCTGTTGATCCCGATCCCGAAGAAAGCACAAGCTCAGGGCCTATATTAGGTGCCGGAGACCCCACAGCATTATTTGTTCTCGTCTCTTCAACCCTAAATGCCTCAAATGATGGTCGTCCATTAAAACCCGATGCCTCATCTGCCTTAAGCTCCATGCCTAGTACCTCATCTGCT tgcgaaccaagctcATAG